The following are encoded together in the Rhizoctonia solani chromosome 10, complete sequence genome:
- a CDS encoding WD40 domain-containing protein codes for MANDTSMPRRKRDEDRASSPVEKPKTPHRVKRTRVLSPVSPDNHLLPQHELDLSIPSHIRRLVKGKYVQSGSGFIDMTCDADETGDSSGSSDTSIHVRMDVVRFDWPSRFTQIDNPRAKTIHNRGDSTPDRFIPRHDDSVLRSTPRSARLARHVEFVVDGSGPAFEQRMKKATAKLRLSKQAENIGEESFARRVMQAGERDSQNPFLQSDSDSRLSIASTLRQLPHERALLLRSASSLIAPPKTRGPSPSSQFHMQRAPIHVYDAPEILEVMTIIRRRLHGQLMTHSRVHWDRLFFSKVSGNRLLNIEQLRSAPGLKSAVEWCDNALAVGQTDGSLSLYDTATKRQTSALLPSSPNSSQICALSWTGNLLAAGLDGAALLWDIRQPSRSTGRQPITKLTTHGPHKVCGIKWRPDGEMLATSGDDNAVCVWDMRTLKKPLIKSTAGRVAWKKKGHCSAVKALAWCPWSPTVLASGGGKSDGTVNFWSAQTGTLKHTLSLGSQITSIFFSPVCREIVTTHGFRAPSQEVETANSIITHTYPSLNRLTHVPNLHGMRISHASLSPDGSRLMTGGTFEALVMWSVWGAAGKREETSVGNFVGLIR; via the exons ATGGCCAACGATACCAG TATGCCGCGACGTAAACG AGATGAGGACCGTGCGAGCTCACCAGTGGAGAAACCCAAAACACCACATAGGGTCAAGCGTACTCGAGTTTTATCACCTGTTTCTCCAGATAACCACCTTCTACCCCAACATGAGCTCGATTTGAGCATCCCATCACATATTCGGCGACTTGTCAAGGGCAAATATGTCCAGAGCGGGAGCGGATTCATCGATATGACCTGCGACGCAGATGAAACGGGAGATAGCTCTGGTAGCTCGGACACGAGTATACATGTCCGAATGGATGTCGTACGCTTCGACTGGCCTTCCAGATTCACCCAGATTGATAACCCCAGGGCGAAGACTATCCACAACCGGGGCGATAGTACTCCAGATAGATTTATTCCACGCCATGACGACTCAGTACTCAGGTCCACTCCCCGATCCGCTCGACTAGCGAGGCATGTGGAATTCGTTGTTGACGGAAGCGGTCCAGCATTCGAACAGAGGATGAAGAAGGCAACTGCCAAATTGCGGCTGTCTAAACAAGCAGAGAATATTGGAGAAGAGTCGTTTGCAAGGCGGGTTATGCAGGCCGGAGAAAGAGACTCTCAGAATCCTTTCCTTCAGTCCGATTCGGACTCACGTCTCTCTATCGCTTCGACCCTGCGACAACTTCCGCACGAACGTGCTCTCCTGCTTCGTTCTGCATCTTCCCTTATTGCGCCGCCGAAAACTCGAGGTCCTTCGCCTTCAAGCCAGTTTCATATGCAAAGAGCACCAATTCATGTATACGATGCACCAGAAATATTAGAGGTAAT GACTATTATTCGTCGCCGTTTGCATGGTCAACTAATGACACATTCGCGTGTGCATTGGGATCGGCTGTTCTTCAGCAAAGTTTCTGGTAACAGACTCTTGAACATTGAGCAGTTACGTAGCGCTCCAGGTTTGAAGAGCGCTGTAGAATGGTGCGACAACGCTCTGG CGGTTGGCCAGACCGACGGTTCACTCTCACTATACGATACTGCCACTAAACGGCAAACATCGGCTTTACTTCCCTCCAGCCCCAACTCGTCTCAGATCTGCGCCTTGAGCTGGACCGGTAATTTGTTGGCCGCTGGGTTGGATGGAGCTGCACTCTTATGGGACATTCGGCAACCTTCCCGTTCTACTGGGCGTCAGCCGATAACAAAACTCACTACCCACGGGCCACACAAAGTCTGTGGAATCAAATGGCGCCCAGATGGTGAGATGTTGGCTACGAGCGGAGACGATAACGCTGTGTGTGTTTGGGACATGAGGACGTTAAAGAAGCCTCTGATTAAAAGCACCGCTGGGAGGGTTGCGTGGAAGAAGAAGGGACATTGCAGTGCCGTCAAG GCGTTAGCATGGTGCCCATGGTCGCCGACCGTCCTCGCATCTGGAGGTGGAAAATCCGATGGGACAGTTAACTTTTGGTCTGCCCAAACAGGAACATTAAAGCACACTCTTTCACTCGGGTCACAGATTACGAGCATATTCTTTTCCCCCGTCTGCCGCGAAATCGTCACCACACATGGTTTCCGGGCACCCTCTC AGGAAGTAGAAACCGCCAACTCGATCATCACCCACACGTACCCTTCACTCAACCGCCTGACGCATGTCCCTAATCTTCACGGAATGCGAATCTCGCATGCGAGCTTAAGCCCTGATGGGAGCCGGCTCATGACCGGTGGAACTTTTGAGGCACTTGTGATGTGGAGCGTGTGGGGTGCTGCTGGAAAGAGAGAAGAAACAAGTGTTGGGAATTTCGTTGGATTAATTCGGTAG
- a CDS encoding FtsJ-like methyltransferase codes for MVVGPYFPSDVPILPQNNPPTYTPSDASTYSPTSTSTFSVFPHPVPPPNCLVLAGYVLPPFNPYIVPGSGPPPKTIGLNNMFSSHEETYMHKMRFALEEMDRKYSFVRDGSFLDLGCCPGGFSTYILSKYPNAQGMGISLPIEYGGHSLAVPLHLRDRLQVHWADVTMFDHAPSLVQGFWDTTIFQTSPVPTRAFDFVIVDGHQPPSMLAGDPRESWGRDRLLISQLLAGLRAIKPTGTLFAKLSLQVSVPLMERIVVALSRLTPIPLRAVKPTSIYATAGTFYVLLHAPIPYLCDRLIRILEGLWYFMTFSGPNHFGRGLKESDMDLIATYGEVLAAKPRLNLLFQPIEEIRKAAKAARN; via the exons ATGGTTGTTGGGCCATACTTTCCTAGCGATGTCCCTATACTCCCTCAGAATAACCCACCTACATATACCCCCAGCGACGCTTCAACCTACTCCCCTACTAGTACCTCCACATTCTCTGTTTTCCCTCATCCTGTCCCTCCACCTA ATTGTTTAGTGCTGGCTGGATATGTTCTCCCTCCGTTTAATCCATACATCGTACCTGGATCAGGTCCGCCACCTAAGACAATCGGACTCAATAATATGTTCTCGTCACATGAAGAAACGTATATGCACAAGATGAGATTTGCGCTAGAAGAAATGGATAGGAAGTACAGCTTTGTTCGAGACGGTTCTTTCTTGGACCTCGG TTGTTGTCCAGGCGGCTTTTCAACGTACATCCTAAGCAAATATCCCAACGCGCAAGGGATGggcatatcccttccaatCGAATACGGTGGACATTCGTTGGCCGTTCCACTTCATTTACGAGATCGGCTCCAGGTCCACTGGGCCGATGTGACCATGTTCGACCATGCTCCTTCGTTAGTTCAAGGGTTTTGGGATACAACCATATTTCAAACAAGTCCCGTTCCCACGCGAGCGTTCGACTTTGTGATCGTAGACGGACACCAACCACCCTCCATGCTCGCTGGTGACCCCCGCGAATCTTGGGGCCGTGACAGACTGTTAATTTCGCAACTTTTGGCTGGATTGAGAGCGATCAAACCAACCGGAACCTTGTTTGCCAAGTTGAGTCTTCAAGTGTCAGTCCCGCTCATGGAGCGTATCGTCGTTGCCCTCAGTCGCCTCACCCCCATTCCGCTTCGCGCCGTCAAACCTACAAGTATATATGCTACGGCGGGAACATTCTATGTCCTTCTTCACGCACCGATCCCATACCTCTGTGATCGACTCATTAGGATTTTAGAAGGTCTATGGTATTTTATGACATTTAGTGGACCAAACCATTTTGGAAGAGGGTTGAAGGAGAGCGATATGGACCTGATTGCCACATACGGAGAAGTATTGGCTGCGAAACCGAGGTTGAACCTCTTGTTTCAACCAATTGAGGAGATTAGGAAGGCTGCAAAGGCCGCTAGGAATTGA
- a CDS encoding pentafunctional AROM polypeptide: MVIPTRDKHYLFGYPVLHSASPAFHNLIFQSMNTNKTYECWSTSRITQEMMDVIRSPDFGGSSVTMPMKVTVMKYLDEITPEAKAVGAVNTIVPVLDLSSGVMKAVGTNTDYLGVRNSLLRQLGLQVNRTFSSSNTFPPGQAAALSIGGGGAAHSAIYAMHSMGLAPIYLMNRDQSEIDALFECFPGLPLVHLKTIAQAEKELAGANRPPIVAIVGAIPAYLPVTDAERGVYNMITHVLTQPYTPPTASDASNLPLPHQRLFLDMAYRPRNTPLLQIAAALNWEPIGGIQAMIEQGLAQSRMWQSGDASVDVACGDRIGDDVMTKARDFVEQMADVVVVGKEYDRAQDSPDAPFRV; this comes from the exons ATGGTGATTCCTACTCGAGACAAGCACTACCTTTTTGGGTACCCTGTCCTCCACTCTGCGTCCCCAGCATTCCATAACTTGATTTTCCAATCAATGAACACGAACAAGACCTACGAATGCTGGTCCACCTCGCGCATTACCCAGGAGATGATGGATGTTATTCGTAGCCCCGATTTTGGGGGCTCGAG TGTTACAATGCCCATGAAAGTCACGGTCATGAAATATTTAGATGAGATCACTCCCGAGGCCAAAGCTGTTGGAGCAGTGAACACGATCGTTCCTGTTCTCGATCTTTCAAGCGGCGTTATGAAGGCAGTTGGTACAAACACAGACTACTTAGGCGTTCGTAACTCTCTTTTACGACAACTCGGCCTACAGGTCAACCGTACATTTTCCTCATCCAACACATTCCCTCCTGGGCAGGCCGCGGCGCTATctattggtggaggtggtgcgGCCCATTCTGCAATTTACGCAATGCATTCAATGGGCCTCGCACCTATCTATCTGATGAACCGAGACCAATCCGAAATCGACGCTCTGTTCGAGTGCTTCCCTGGCCTCCCGTTGGTACATTTGAAGACTATTGCACAGGCAGAAAAGGAACTGGCTGGAGCGAATCGACCGCCCATCGTTGCGATTGTTGGGGCTATCCCAGCTTATCTACCAGTCACAGACGCCGAGCGTGGTGTATACAACATGATCACACACGTGTTGACACAACCTTATACACCACCAACAGCTTCAGATGCTTCGAACCTTCCCCTCCCACACCAACGCTTGTTCCTTGATATGGCCTATCGCCCGCGAAATACACCGCTCTTACAAATCGCGGCTGCATTGAACTGGGAACCCATCGGAGGTATTCAAGCTATGATCGaacaaggattggctcaaaGCAGAATGTGGCAGTCCGGAGATGCTTCAGTTGATGTTGCGTGTGGAGACAGAATTGGAGATGATGTTATGACCAAGGCGAGGGATTTTGTTGAACAGATGGCAGATGTAGTCGTGGTAGGGAAGGAGTACGATCGTGCGCAGGATTCTCCGGATGCTCCCTTTCGGGTATGA
- a CDS encoding FtsJ-like methyltransferase has translation MAATLDTFSWHSETLSRALVARSDCDTLTDLIVLRDQGSGSENIDNYFSKERQKAHDANNVESFLDLGCAPGGFAQYLLRNNKRAYGIGISLPDEQGGSRFGVTYPDYLARYELHWADLTMFDLAPSIPKPVNSLHDYPPLPFKLCSRDLVVCDAQWVLNPDNLNRPWNWTRLIVSQLLIALHAVSPHGNIFIRLSCVERTLTGRILLALCRISDLVRTVKSDRFQSMRSYFYVLAQRVNRQSSEFRNLVVALERLWYIMTFEGENGYGRDIGAEDEELITTDEEILSEEGLSTIVQLGTPIWAIQYDALCYFLTNRGVV, from the exons ATGGCAGCTACTCTCGACACATTTTCATGGCACTCAGAGACGCTTTCCCGGGCTCTTGTAGCGCGCTCCGACTGCGATACCCTTACGGACCTCATAGTGCTGCGTGATCAG GGAAGTGGGTCAGAAAATATTGATAATTATTTCTCGAAAGAACGGCAAAAGGCCCATGATGCAAACAACGTTGAGAG CTTCTTGGATCTTGG ATGTGCCCCAGGAGGCTTTGCGCAATACCTTTTACGGAATAATAAGAGAGCTTACGGGATCGGAATTTCCTTACCCGATGAACAAGGCGGCAGTAGGTTCGGTGTTACATATCCCGATTACCTTGCACGGTACGAACTTCATTGGGCCGACCTGACTATGTTCGACCTCGCGCCGAGTATTCCCAAACCGGTCAATTCCCTCCACGACTACCCTCCGCTTCCTTTTAAACTTTGTTCTCGGGACTTGGTTGTATGCGATGCCCAATGGGTGCTCAACCCCGACAACCTCAACCGGCCCTGGAATTGGACCCGACTGATTGTTTCCCAGCTCTTGATTGCTCTACACGCAGTCTCGCCTCACGGAAACATATTCATTCGCCTTTCATGCGTCGAGCGCACCCTTACCGGTCGAATTCTCCTTGCATTGTGCCGAATTTCAGATCTGGTTCGCACGGTCAAGTCTGACCGGTTTCAGTCAATGCGAAGTTATTTTTATGTTCTCGCTCAGCGCGTAAACCGTCAGTCCAGTGAATTCAGGAACTTGGTCGTCGCCCTTGAGCGACTATGGTATATAATGACTTTTGAGGGAGAGAACGGGTACGGACGGGACATTGGCGCCGAGGACGAAGAGTTGATTACGACTGATGAGGAAATACTGAGTGAAGAGGGCCTCTCGACGATCGTTCAGCTTGGTACACCGATATGGGCGATACAGTATGATGCTCTGTGTTATTTTTTGACCAATCGTGGTGTAGTTTAG
- a CDS encoding FtsJ-like methyltransferase — MSSLTPKPALDAVAEAEAKWLTDALLGRRDCDTFRKLKDLCRHLRGSAIPLASAPLPLRAKNASPSARTLCIGSFNLCIRARIRTVLRAARAVSWKSGLSNPGGFTRFLLEQPHTHGVGVTLPVDEGGIGRAIPPNDRFELHELNLLDLVSHYISSGTLPFTRTTFDSIILDVDHSSPRLLVAQLLLALSTIHDGGQILLTLSCIERPQAARILIAFSKVADYISLSSPPQAQTWGVFYLHAQTVRTT; from the exons ATGTCTTCCCTCACCCCTAAGCCTGCGCTGGACGCTGTAGCCGAAGCCGAGGCCAAGTGGTTGACTGATGCACTGCTTGGCCGCCGCGACTGCGACACCTTTCGCAAGCTCAAGGATCTCTGTCGCCAC CTACGCGGGAGTGCTATCCCCCTCGCTTCCGCTCCCCTCCCCCTGCGGGCCAAGAACGCATCACCCAGTGCGCGGACGCTATGTATCGGATCTTTCAATCTATGCATCAGGGCTCGGATCCGTACAGTTTTGCGCGCCGCGCGCGCTGTTTCTTGGAAGTCGGGTCT TTCCAACCCCGGCGGGTTTACGAGGTTCCTCCTCGAGCAACCTCATACGCACGGAGTAGGCGTCACCCTCCCCGTCGACGAGGGCGGGATCGGCCGGGCCATCCCGCCCAACGATCGTTTCGAGCTCCACGAGCTCAACTTACTCGACCTGGTGTCACATTACATATCGTCCGGCACGCTGCCTTTCACTCGCACGACGTTCGATTCCATTATACTTGACGTAGACCACTCGTCACCTCGACTCCTAGTCGCACAATTACTGCTTGCCTTATCCACCATCCATGATGGTGGTCAGATCCTTCTGACACTTTCCTGTATCGAGCGGCCCCAAGCCGCCCGCATCCTGATCGCCTTCTCGAAAGTAGCTGATTATATCAGCCTTTCGTCACCACCCCAGGCCCAGACCTGGGGTGTGTTTTATTTGCATGCACAAACCGTTAGG ACAACCTGA